Proteins encoded in a region of the Streptococcus sanguinis genome:
- a CDS encoding bifunctional methylenetetrahydrofolate dehydrogenase/methenyltetrahydrofolate cyclohydrolase, translated as MAQIIDGRGLAEKLQKKLAEKTARLKEKTGQVPGLVVIVVGNNPASQIYVRNKERSALAAGFRSKVERLPEETSQEELLSLIETYNQNPDWHGILVQLPLPEHIDDEAVLLAIDPDKDVDGFHPLNMGKLWSGHPVMIPATPAGIMAMFHEYGVELEGKRAVVIGRSNIVGKPMAQLLLAKNATVTLTHSRTHNLAKTAKRADILVVAIGRGHFVTKDFVKEGAVVIDVGMNRDENGKLIGDVKFDEVAEIASLITPVPGGVGPMTITMLMEQTYQAFKRSLES; from the coding sequence ATGGCGCAGATTATTGATGGTAGAGGTTTGGCAGAGAAGCTTCAGAAAAAATTAGCCGAAAAAACGGCTCGCCTCAAAGAAAAGACAGGTCAGGTACCGGGCTTGGTAGTGATTGTGGTGGGAAATAATCCAGCCAGTCAAATCTACGTGCGTAATAAAGAGCGCTCAGCCTTGGCTGCTGGCTTTCGTAGTAAGGTAGAACGTCTGCCAGAAGAAACCAGCCAAGAAGAGCTCTTGAGCTTGATTGAAACTTATAATCAAAATCCTGACTGGCATGGAATTTTGGTCCAGCTGCCCTTGCCCGAACATATTGATGATGAAGCTGTGCTGCTGGCCATTGATCCAGACAAGGATGTTGATGGCTTTCATCCGCTTAATATGGGCAAGCTATGGAGCGGTCATCCTGTTATGATTCCGGCTACTCCTGCAGGCATTATGGCCATGTTCCATGAATATGGTGTTGAACTAGAAGGCAAGCGAGCGGTCGTCATCGGGCGGAGTAATATTGTTGGTAAGCCCATGGCTCAACTGCTTTTGGCTAAGAATGCGACAGTGACTCTGACGCATTCGCGAACCCACAATCTAGCTAAGACTGCTAAGCGGGCAGATATTTTGGTGGTGGCCATCGGTCGTGGACATTTTGTAACCAAGGACTTTGTCAAGGAAGGAGCTGTTGTCATTGATGTCGGTATGAACCGAGATGAAAATGGCAAGCTGATTGGCGACGTTAAATTTGATGAAGTGGCTGAAATTGCTAGTCTGATTACCCCTGTACCTGGAGGTGTTGGTCCTATGACCATTACCATGCTGATGGAGCAGACCTACCAAGCCTTTAAACGGAGTCTTGAATCATGA
- a CDS encoding DUF1797 family protein — translation MESHLVRIINRLEAMAKDGGNLKRNFEREGVVVAEVAYSYDEENGSVFTLRDVAARETYTFDSIDLIAMEIYELLY, via the coding sequence ATGGAATCACATTTAGTTAGAATTATTAACCGCTTAGAAGCTATGGCTAAGGATGGCGGAAATTTAAAACGTAATTTTGAGCGTGAAGGAGTGGTTGTAGCAGAAGTAGCTTACAGTTACGACGAAGAAAACGGCTCTGTCTTCACCTTGCGTGACGTTGCAGCGCGTGAGACCTATACTTTCGACAGCATCGATTTGATTGCAATGGAAATTTATGAATTACTCTACTAA
- a CDS encoding ATP-dependent Clp protease ATP-binding subunit, whose amino-acid sequence MLCQNCKINESTIHLYTNVNGHKQQVDLCQNCYQIMKTDPEHSLFGGIANANNHGTDPIDDFFNSLSNFQQPQEPTTPPTQSGGAYGGGGGYGSNPSKGGQPQPSPQKPKGMLEEFGINVTELARRGEIDPVIGRDEEIVRVIEILNRRTKNNPVLIGEPGVGKTAVVEGLAQKIVDGDVPHKLQGKEVIRLDVVSLVQGTGIRGQFEERMQKLIDEIRSRQDVILFIDEIHEIVGAGSAGDGNMDAGNILKPALARGELQMVGATTLNEYRIIEKDAALERRMQPVKVDEPTVEETITILKGIQKKYEDYHHVKYTDAAIEAAALLSNRYIQDRFLPDKAIDLLDEAGSKMNLTLNFVDPKVIDQRLIEAENLKAQATRDEDFEKAAYFRDQIAKYKELQQTSVLDKDTPIISEKTIEHIVEQKTNIPVGDLKEKEQSQLVNLSSDLKAHVIGQDDAVDKIAKAIRRNRVGLGSPNRPIGSFLFVGPTGVGKTELSKQLAIELFGSADSMIRFDMSEYMEKHSVAKLVGAPPGYVGYDEAGQLTERVRRNPYSLILLDEVEKAHPDVMHMFLQVLDDGRLTDGQGRTVSFKDTIIIMTSNAGTGKAEASVGFGAAREGRTNSVLGELGNFFSPEFMNRFDGIIEFQALSKDDLLQIVNLMLDDVNQRLATNDIHLDVTEKVKEKLVDLGYDPKMGARPLRRTIQDHIEDAITDFYLENPSEKELKAIMTSNGKILIKSAKKTESTESVNSSQEEK is encoded by the coding sequence ATGCTTTGTCAAAATTGTAAAATCAATGAATCTACGATTCACCTTTATACCAATGTAAATGGCCATAAACAGCAGGTGGATTTGTGCCAAAACTGCTACCAAATCATGAAAACAGACCCTGAACATTCCTTGTTCGGCGGAATTGCTAATGCCAACAATCACGGAACAGATCCTATTGATGACTTCTTCAACAGCCTCAGCAATTTTCAACAGCCTCAGGAACCAACTACTCCTCCTACCCAATCTGGCGGGGCCTATGGAGGCGGTGGCGGATACGGTTCCAATCCTAGCAAAGGTGGTCAGCCTCAGCCAAGTCCGCAAAAGCCAAAAGGCATGCTGGAAGAGTTTGGTATCAATGTGACCGAGTTGGCTCGCCGAGGCGAGATTGATCCTGTTATTGGTCGTGATGAAGAAATCGTCCGTGTCATTGAAATCCTCAACCGCCGCACCAAAAACAATCCTGTTCTCATAGGAGAGCCAGGAGTCGGAAAAACAGCCGTGGTGGAAGGTCTGGCCCAGAAAATTGTCGATGGTGATGTGCCTCATAAACTCCAAGGCAAAGAAGTTATCCGCCTAGACGTTGTCAGCTTAGTACAGGGAACTGGTATCCGTGGCCAATTTGAGGAGAGAATGCAGAAGCTCATTGATGAGATTCGTTCTCGTCAAGATGTCATTCTCTTCATTGATGAAATCCATGAAATTGTTGGAGCAGGCTCTGCTGGCGATGGCAATATGGACGCTGGGAACATCCTCAAACCAGCTCTGGCTCGCGGAGAACTCCAGATGGTCGGAGCAACCACCCTCAACGAATATCGTATCATCGAGAAGGATGCTGCACTTGAGCGTCGTATGCAGCCAGTTAAGGTGGACGAACCAACGGTAGAGGAAACGATTACCATCCTCAAAGGAATTCAGAAAAAATACGAAGACTACCATCACGTCAAGTACACAGATGCGGCCATTGAAGCTGCTGCGCTTCTCTCCAACCGCTACATCCAAGACCGCTTCCTGCCAGACAAGGCTATTGACCTCTTGGATGAGGCTGGTTCCAAGATGAATCTAACCCTCAACTTCGTTGATCCCAAGGTCATTGACCAACGTCTGATCGAAGCAGAAAACCTCAAGGCTCAAGCAACCCGCGACGAAGACTTCGAGAAGGCGGCTTACTTCCGGGACCAGATTGCCAAGTACAAGGAACTCCAGCAGACAAGTGTGCTAGACAAGGATACTCCGATTATCAGCGAGAAAACGATTGAGCACATCGTAGAGCAAAAGACCAATATTCCAGTCGGCGACCTCAAAGAAAAAGAACAGTCTCAACTAGTTAATCTCTCTAGTGACTTAAAGGCTCATGTCATCGGTCAAGACGATGCTGTAGATAAGATTGCCAAGGCCATCCGCCGCAACCGAGTCGGACTAGGAAGTCCTAATCGCCCAATCGGCAGCTTCCTCTTTGTCGGACCAACTGGTGTCGGTAAGACAGAGCTGTCTAAGCAATTAGCCATTGAGCTCTTTGGCTCGGCTGACAGCATGATTCGCTTTGATATGAGTGAATATATGGAAAAACACAGCGTGGCCAAGCTGGTCGGTGCGCCTCCGGGCTATGTCGGCTATGATGAAGCTGGTCAATTGACTGAGCGCGTTCGCCGCAATCCTTACTCACTCATTCTGCTGGATGAGGTGGAAAAGGCCCATCCCGATGTTATGCACATGTTCCTGCAGGTTCTAGATGATGGCCGCCTGACCGATGGCCAAGGCCGGACTGTCAGCTTCAAGGACACCATTATCATCATGACATCCAATGCCGGAACTGGCAAAGCTGAAGCCAGCGTTGGCTTTGGAGCAGCGCGTGAAGGCCGCACTAACTCCGTTTTGGGTGAATTGGGGAACTTCTTCAGTCCTGAGTTTATGAACCGCTTTGACGGCATTATCGAATTCCAGGCGCTCAGCAAGGACGATCTGCTGCAAATCGTCAACCTTATGCTGGACGATGTTAATCAACGTTTGGCAACCAACGACATTCATCTGGATGTTACAGAGAAGGTCAAAGAAAAATTGGTTGACCTGGGCTACGATCCAAAAATGGGGGCTCGCCCACTACGCCGTACCATTCAGGACCATATCGAAGATGCTATTACTGACTTTTATCTGGAAAATCCAAGCGAAAAAGAGCTCAAAGCTATCATGACCAGCAATGGCAAGATTCTCATCAAGTCAGCCAAGAAAACTGAAAGCACAGAGTCCGTTAATTCATCACAAGAAGAAAAATAA
- a CDS encoding GyrI-like domain-containing protein, translating into MKYEWRKANREIYQIKSEPCLIDVPAQSFIMIDGKGNPNAADFSERVGALYSLAYAIKMNYKKTAAEQEFTDFTVYPLEGLWQQERAGELIKEELIYTIMIGQPDFITGEMVKKALEQVRVKKPNPLYDEIRFKEMTEGACVSMLHLGPFDEEPQSFAKMDTFCQNHQLTRISDTHREIYLNNLNRTDPSKLKTILRYKVQKDQ; encoded by the coding sequence ATGAAATATGAATGGAGAAAAGCTAATCGAGAAATATATCAAATCAAGTCTGAACCCTGTCTCATAGATGTTCCTGCCCAGTCTTTTATCATGATTGACGGCAAGGGCAATCCTAATGCTGCTGACTTTTCGGAACGAGTTGGTGCTCTGTACAGCTTAGCCTATGCTATCAAGATGAACTACAAAAAGACAGCGGCCGAGCAAGAATTTACTGATTTTACAGTCTATCCCTTGGAAGGACTTTGGCAGCAAGAGCGAGCAGGAGAACTGATTAAAGAAGAATTGATCTATACTATTATGATTGGGCAGCCAGACTTTATCACTGGAGAGATGGTGAAAAAGGCTCTGGAACAAGTCCGTGTCAAAAAGCCTAATCCTCTCTATGACGAGATTCGTTTTAAGGAAATGACGGAAGGAGCGTGTGTCTCCATGCTGCACCTAGGACCTTTTGATGAAGAACCTCAATCCTTTGCTAAAATGGATACCTTTTGCCAGAATCACCAGCTGACACGGATTTCAGACACTCATAGAGAAATCTATCTCAATAATCTGAATCGGACAGATCCTAGCAAGCTGAAAACAATTCTGCGCTACAAGGTTCAGAAAGATCAATAA
- a CDS encoding helix-turn-helix transcriptional regulator: MTESRLFKILYLLLEQGHKTAPELASLFEVSIRTIYRDVDKLSLAGIPIYCSPGKGGGIFLMKDFVLDKALFSESERDELLAALQGFQILTDGEQVETLAKLQSLFQVQATSWLEVDFTDWRKKADQKELFDTINQAILQRRVLSFSYLNGRGEREQRKIEALKLVFKSQDWYVAGFCRLRQAPRFFKLSRMRDCQMLEERFKQRVLDETFSPEERLGGTVKVLLKFDRKHAFRVYEEFSEVEIEETDGRLYVQTHLPSHDSLYTYLLSFLDGVEILEPPRLREEFKEKLKAITDIYKS, encoded by the coding sequence ATGACAGAAAGCAGACTTTTTAAAATCTTATATCTTCTTTTAGAGCAGGGCCACAAAACAGCTCCCGAATTAGCCTCACTATTTGAAGTATCTATTCGGACTATCTATCGAGATGTGGATAAGCTAAGTTTGGCAGGAATCCCCATCTATTGCAGCCCTGGCAAGGGCGGGGGCATTTTTCTGATGAAGGATTTTGTATTAGACAAGGCCTTGTTTTCAGAGTCGGAGAGGGATGAGCTATTAGCTGCTCTTCAAGGCTTCCAGATTTTAACAGATGGCGAGCAGGTAGAGACCTTGGCTAAGCTGCAGTCCTTGTTTCAAGTTCAGGCAACATCCTGGCTAGAGGTGGATTTCACTGATTGGCGCAAGAAAGCAGATCAGAAAGAACTGTTTGATACCATTAATCAGGCGATCTTGCAAAGAAGAGTCTTGTCATTTTCTTATTTGAATGGGCGAGGAGAAAGAGAGCAGCGCAAGATAGAGGCGCTGAAGTTAGTATTTAAAAGTCAAGATTGGTATGTTGCTGGCTTTTGTCGTTTAAGACAAGCTCCGCGTTTTTTTAAACTCAGCAGAATGAGAGACTGTCAAATGTTAGAGGAAAGATTTAAGCAGAGAGTCTTGGATGAGACATTTAGTCCTGAGGAGCGGCTAGGAGGCACTGTAAAAGTCCTCTTGAAATTTGACCGGAAGCATGCCTTTAGAGTGTACGAGGAGTTTTCAGAAGTAGAGATAGAGGAGACTGATGGGAGACTTTATGTCCAAACCCATTTGCCGAGTCACGATAGTCTTTATACCTACTTGCTATCCTTTTTGGATGGAGTTGAAATCTTGGAGCCGCCTCGGTTACGGGAAGAATTCAAAGAAAAGTTAAAAGCTATTACCGATATTTATAAAAGCTGA
- a CDS encoding NUDIX hydrolase, with amino-acid sequence MTNPTFGEKEANVEYVSRYGVYAVIPDEKKEKIILVQAPNGAWFLPGGEIEEGENHQTALERELMEELGFTAQLGRYLGQADEYFYSRHRDTYFYNPAYLYEVTSFQEVQKPLEDFNQLAWFPVDEAIETLKRGSHKWGIQAWKNALKA; translated from the coding sequence ATGACAAATCCAACCTTTGGTGAAAAGGAAGCAAATGTAGAATATGTGAGCCGCTACGGAGTCTATGCCGTCATCCCAGATGAAAAGAAAGAAAAGATTATTTTGGTCCAGGCGCCTAATGGGGCTTGGTTTCTGCCCGGTGGAGAGATTGAAGAGGGGGAAAACCATCAGACTGCTCTTGAACGCGAGCTGATGGAAGAACTTGGATTCACAGCCCAGCTTGGCCGCTATCTTGGACAAGCTGATGAATATTTTTACTCTCGCCATCGCGACACCTATTTTTACAATCCAGCCTACCTGTATGAGGTCACCTCTTTCCAAGAAGTCCAAAAACCGTTGGAAGATTTCAATCAGCTTGCCTGGTTCCCAGTCGATGAAGCTATCGAAACACTCAAACGCGGCAGCCATAAATGGGGTATCCAAGCTTGGAAAAATGCGCTTAAAGCTTAA
- a CDS encoding DUF1827 family protein, producing the protein MKLINTTNSHADLVKSQLESTDAILVEVYSAGNSDVVFTQAPLHYEILISNMHRAVREQEIEKIREFFLKRKIDANAIDKAAIRTIYANNLIEISIPVKQ; encoded by the coding sequence ATGAAGCTTATTAATACAACAAACAGTCATGCTGACCTTGTCAAAAGCCAATTGGAAAGCACCGATGCGATATTAGTCGAAGTTTATTCTGCTGGGAACAGCGATGTTGTTTTTACACAAGCTCCTCTTCACTATGAAATTTTGATTTCAAACATGCACCGTGCTGTACGCGAACAGGAAATCGAAAAAATTAGAGAATTTTTCTTGAAGAGAAAAATTGATGCAAATGCTATTGATAAAGCTGCTATCCGAACGATTTACGCTAATAATCTAATCGAAATTTCCATTCCTGTTAAACAGTAA
- a CDS encoding GNAT family N-acetyltransferase produces MWSRKKLTELNPIEFYQILKLRIDTFVVEQERIYHELDEKDLEAVHVYHANEKGEIDAYARVFEEGEHLVFGRVVTARSVQGQGLGGQLIREILQLCAEKWPGKEIEIEAQKQVAALYEKYGFKSVGQPFIFESTPHITMIYKQ; encoded by the coding sequence ATGTGGTCTAGGAAAAAATTAACTGAGTTGAACCCGATAGAATTTTATCAAATTTTAAAATTGCGCATTGACACCTTTGTGGTGGAGCAGGAGCGCATTTATCATGAACTGGATGAGAAGGACCTAGAAGCAGTGCACGTTTACCATGCTAATGAAAAAGGGGAAATTGATGCTTATGCTCGGGTCTTTGAAGAGGGAGAGCATTTAGTCTTTGGTCGAGTAGTCACAGCTCGGTCTGTACAAGGACAGGGCTTAGGAGGACAGCTTATCAGAGAAATCTTGCAATTATGTGCTGAAAAATGGCCAGGAAAGGAAATTGAAATAGAGGCTCAGAAGCAGGTGGCTGCTCTCTATGAAAAGTATGGCTTCAAGTCAGTTGGTCAACCTTTTATTTTTGAATCGACACCTCACATTACCATGATCTATAAACAATAA
- a CDS encoding MarR family winged helix-turn-helix transcriptional regulator has product MYNKCKCNYQGVPMDYRQLFRQMGFISRQAMMKMNQKASNYGLDNNLFLLLIRIVENEGLSQSQLAEMVQIDKTTLSRSLRKLEDRGLIIKKTKAQNKKFKELYPSSQALKLYDQLIGFENTYASQALQQLTSSELFQLQNILAKIDTTKV; this is encoded by the coding sequence ATGTATAATAAATGCAAATGCAACTATCAAGGAGTTCCTATGGATTACCGTCAACTTTTCCGGCAAATGGGATTTATTTCCAGACAGGCCATGATGAAAATGAATCAGAAAGCCAGTAACTATGGCCTAGACAATAATTTGTTTCTACTGCTCATTCGCATCGTCGAAAATGAAGGTCTCAGCCAATCACAACTGGCAGAGATGGTGCAGATTGACAAGACTACGCTCAGCCGCTCTTTACGAAAGTTGGAAGATAGGGGCTTGATTATCAAAAAGACCAAAGCTCAAAATAAGAAGTTCAAAGAGCTCTATCCTAGCAGTCAGGCTCTCAAACTCTACGACCAGCTAATTGGCTTTGAAAATACCTATGCCAGTCAAGCCCTCCAGCAACTGACTTCCTCTGAGCTCTTTCAGCTCCAAAACATTCTAGCTAAAATAGACACTACTAAGGTATAA
- the ileS gene encoding isoleucine--tRNA ligase, with translation MKLKETLNLGKTAFPMRAGLPNKEPIWQKEWDEAKLYQRRQELNEGKPHFILHDGPPYANGNIHVGHAMNKISKDIIVRSKSMAGYYAPYIPGWDTHGLPIEQVLAKQGIKRKELDLVDYLNMCRDYALSQVEKQKEDFKRLGVSGDWENPYVTLTSDYEAAQIRVFGEMAKKGYIYRGAKPVYWSWSSESALAEAEIEYHDLVSTSLYYANRVKDGKGVLDTDTYIVVWTTTPFTITASRGLTVGADIDYVLVQPAGESRKFIVASELLNSLSEKFSWADVQVLDTYRGQELNHIVTVHPWDTAVDELVILGDHVTTDSGTGIVHTAPGFGEDDYHVGVANGLEVAVTVNERGIMMENAGPDFEGQFYDKVVPTVIEKLGDLLLAQEEISHSYPFDWRTKKPIIWRAVPQWFASVSKFRQEILDEIDKVKFHSEWGKVRLYNMIRDRGDWVISRQRAWGVPLPIFYAEDGTPIMTAETIEHVAQLFEEHGSIVWWKREAKDLLPEGFTHPGSPNGGFTKETDIMDVWFDSGSSWNGVVVNRPELTYPADLYLEGSDQYRGWFNSSLITSVANHGVAPYKQILSQGFALDGKGEKMSKSLGNTIAPSDVEKQFGAEILRLWVTSVDSSNDVRISMDILSQVSETYRKIRNTLRFLIANTSDFNPVEDAVAYEELRSIDKYMTIRFNQLVETIRKAYADFEFLTIYKAIVNFVTVDLSAFYLDFAKDVVYIEAAKSLERRQMQTVFYDILVKITKLLTPILPHTAEEIWSYLEHESEEFVQLSELPEAQTFPSQEEILDTWSAFMDFRSQAQKALEEARNEKVIGKSLEAHLTVYPNEVIKTLLEAVNSDVAQLLIVSQLTIADDPAPEGALVFEDVAFVVEHAQGQVCDRCRRIDTTVKERSYQALVCDHCAEILEENFSEAVAEGFESK, from the coding sequence ATGAAACTGAAAGAAACACTTAACCTTGGAAAAACTGCTTTTCCTATGCGGGCCGGTCTTCCAAATAAGGAGCCAATCTGGCAGAAGGAATGGGATGAAGCTAAGCTTTATCAGCGTCGTCAGGAACTGAACGAAGGCAAGCCGCACTTTATCTTGCATGATGGGCCTCCCTATGCTAACGGTAATATTCACGTCGGCCATGCCATGAATAAAATTTCCAAAGATATCATTGTTCGCTCAAAGTCTATGGCTGGCTACTATGCACCTTACATTCCAGGATGGGATACGCATGGTCTTCCGATTGAGCAGGTGTTGGCAAAGCAAGGCATTAAGCGCAAAGAGCTAGACTTGGTAGACTACCTCAATATGTGTAGGGACTATGCGCTTAGCCAAGTCGAAAAGCAAAAAGAAGATTTCAAGCGTTTGGGAGTTTCTGGTGATTGGGAAAATCCTTATGTAACCTTGACATCTGACTATGAAGCCGCTCAGATCCGTGTCTTTGGTGAAATGGCTAAGAAAGGCTATATCTACCGTGGTGCTAAGCCCGTTTACTGGTCTTGGTCTTCTGAGTCAGCTTTGGCTGAAGCGGAAATTGAATACCATGATTTGGTTTCCACCTCTCTTTACTATGCTAACCGCGTCAAAGATGGTAAAGGAGTATTGGACACAGATACTTACATCGTCGTATGGACAACAACTCCATTTACCATTACAGCTTCCCGTGGTTTGACAGTTGGAGCAGATATTGACTATGTTTTGGTCCAGCCTGCGGGTGAAAGTCGCAAGTTTATTGTAGCGTCTGAATTGTTGAATAGCCTATCTGAGAAATTTAGCTGGGCCGATGTTCAAGTTTTGGATACTTACCGTGGTCAAGAATTAAACCACATCGTGACAGTTCACCCATGGGATACTGCTGTAGATGAACTTGTTATCCTGGGTGACCACGTTACAACTGACTCTGGTACCGGTATCGTTCATACAGCGCCTGGTTTTGGTGAGGACGACTACCATGTCGGTGTAGCCAATGGACTGGAAGTTGCTGTGACAGTCAATGAGCGCGGTATCATGATGGAAAATGCTGGTCCTGACTTTGAAGGCCAGTTCTATGATAAGGTTGTGCCAACGGTTATTGAAAAGCTTGGTGATTTGCTCCTTGCTCAGGAAGAAATTTCTCACTCTTATCCATTTGACTGGCGTACTAAGAAGCCAATCATCTGGCGGGCAGTACCACAGTGGTTTGCATCTGTTTCTAAATTCCGTCAAGAAATTTTAGATGAAATTGACAAGGTTAAATTCCATTCTGAATGGGGGAAAGTACGTCTCTACAATATGATTCGTGACCGCGGTGACTGGGTTATCTCTCGTCAGCGGGCTTGGGGAGTTCCGCTTCCAATCTTCTATGCCGAAGACGGAACACCAATCATGACAGCAGAAACCATCGAACACGTGGCTCAGCTTTTTGAGGAGCACGGCTCTATCGTCTGGTGGAAGCGTGAAGCAAAAGACCTCTTACCAGAAGGATTTACTCATCCAGGTTCTCCAAACGGCGGATTTACCAAGGAAACGGACATCATGGACGTTTGGTTTGACTCAGGTTCATCATGGAATGGGGTAGTGGTCAACCGTCCCGAATTGACTTACCCGGCTGATCTTTATCTAGAAGGTTCAGACCAATACCGTGGTTGGTTCAACTCATCCCTCATCACATCAGTTGCCAACCATGGTGTGGCTCCTTACAAACAAATCTTGTCACAAGGTTTTGCCTTAGATGGCAAGGGTGAAAAGATGTCTAAATCCCTTGGAAATACGATTGCTCCAAGTGACGTGGAAAAACAATTTGGTGCGGAAATCTTGCGTCTCTGGGTAACCAGTGTAGACTCTAGCAACGACGTTCGTATCTCTATGGATATCTTGAGCCAAGTTTCTGAAACCTACCGTAAGATTCGGAATACCTTGCGTTTCTTGATTGCCAATACCTCTGACTTTAATCCAGTTGAGGATGCTGTAGCTTACGAAGAACTTCGTTCTATTGATAAATACATGACTATCCGCTTCAATCAATTAGTAGAGACTATTCGCAAGGCTTACGCAGACTTTGAGTTTCTAACTATTTATAAAGCCATTGTCAACTTTGTGACCGTTGACTTGTCCGCTTTCTATCTGGACTTTGCCAAAGATGTCGTCTATATCGAAGCAGCTAAATCATTGGAACGTCGTCAAATGCAGACTGTTTTCTATGACATTTTAGTCAAGATTACCAAGCTGTTGACACCGATTCTGCCACACACAGCAGAAGAAATCTGGTCTTATTTGGAGCATGAAAGTGAAGAATTTGTTCAGTTATCTGAATTGCCTGAAGCTCAGACTTTCCCAAGTCAAGAAGAAATTTTGGACACTTGGTCTGCCTTTATGGACTTCCGCAGTCAAGCTCAGAAAGCCTTAGAAGAAGCCCGCAATGAGAAGGTTATCGGAAAATCGCTGGAAGCGCACCTGACTGTCTATCCAAATGAAGTCATCAAAACATTGCTTGAGGCAGTCAACAGTGATGTGGCTCAGCTTCTTATCGTTTCTCAGTTGACTATTGCTGATGATCCTGCTCCAGAAGGCGCTCTAGTCTTTGAAGATGTAGCTTTTGTCGTAGAGCATGCGCAGGGGCAAGTCTGTGATCGCTGCCGCCGCATTGATACAACAGTTAAAGAGCGCAGTTATCAAGCTCTTGTCTGTGACCACTGTGCAGAAATTTTAGAAGAAAACTTTTCGGAAGCAGTTGCAGAAGGCTTTGAGAGCAAGTAA
- a CDS encoding DivIVA domain-containing protein — protein MTLTALEIKDKSFGTKFRGYDVEEVDEFLDIVVRDYEDLVRENHEKEAKIRNLEERLTYFDEMKDSLSQSVLIAQDTAERVKVAANERSTNIVRQAEQDAQHLLDGAKYKADEILRQAADNAKKVAIETEELKNKTRVFHQRLKSTIESQLSIVDSSEWEEILRPTATYLQTSDEAFKEVVSEVLGEEAVVREEEVDVTRQFSPEEMAELQERIEAANRELAATQAFSPLSDEDIEAHAAEENSEADHHDDDTNGEQKVPVNIL, from the coding sequence ATGACACTTACAGCATTAGAAATTAAAGATAAATCCTTTGGAACCAAGTTTAGAGGCTATGATGTTGAAGAGGTAGATGAATTCCTTGACATCGTTGTCCGCGATTATGAGGACTTGGTTCGCGAAAACCACGAAAAAGAAGCAAAAATTCGCAATCTGGAAGAACGTCTGACATATTTTGATGAGATGAAAGACTCTCTCAGCCAGTCTGTTTTGATTGCTCAGGATACGGCTGAGCGTGTTAAGGTTGCTGCCAACGAACGTTCTACGAATATTGTCCGTCAGGCAGAGCAGGATGCGCAGCACTTGTTGGATGGAGCTAAGTACAAGGCTGATGAGATTTTACGTCAGGCAGCTGATAATGCTAAGAAAGTAGCCATTGAAACAGAAGAACTGAAAAACAAAACACGTGTCTTCCATCAACGTTTGAAATCAACCATTGAGAGCCAGCTCAGCATTGTGGATTCTTCTGAGTGGGAAGAAATCCTGCGTCCGACAGCTACTTATCTGCAGACCAGCGATGAAGCTTTCAAGGAAGTTGTATCTGAGGTTCTTGGCGAAGAAGCAGTTGTTCGTGAGGAAGAAGTGGATGTGACTCGTCAATTTTCTCCAGAAGAAATGGCTGAGTTGCAAGAGCGCATTGAAGCTGCTAACCGTGAATTAGCTGCGACCCAAGCTTTTTCTCCGCTTAGCGATGAAGATATAGAAGCTCATGCAGCTGAGGAAAACTCAGAAGCTGACCATCACGATGATGATACAAATGGGGAACAAAAAGTTCCAGTAAATATTTTATAA